The genomic interval ATGGCCTACTACGTTATCAACTATTCCAAATTACGTATCTGGGAGGTATGTTTCTTGCATGCGTTACACTTAGTTTTCTGTCGGGTTTTGTCCTTGTATCGGATATGTGGACAAGATAGGGGGGTTGTGCCACGTGTTAAGACGAGATATAGGGTTAGTTTGTAACTTCAGTTAAAAGATTGTTTGGCGTggttcaaaatgttttggattTTCCTGGCTAGAACATGACAaatctttccttgttttcatAAAATGTTCAGTTTTCCAAACTAGtattgaaaaaaaaggattttcaGTTGATTCTACATGCCCAGTTAAGAGTTTTTTCCGGTCCTTATGTTTTggtataaatcaaaattttaagtaaggATGTGATTAAGATCAAACACGATATgttatgtaaatttttgtaggATCAAGGTCTGTTCCTCCTTCAAATTGGgtatttttcttacttatatCCTTCAAATTTTTGCAGTTTGTGGAGTATTGCAAGATGATATACTTGGACGGAGATATCCAAGTGTTTGAGAACATAGACCACTTGTTTGACATGGAAGATGGTTCCTTTTATGCTGTGATGGATTGCTTCTGTGAGAAAACCTGGAGCCACACCCCGCAGTACAAGATTGGCTACTGCCAGCAGTGCCCTGACAAGGTCCAGTGGCCTTCTCAGCTGGGTCCTAAACCCCCTCTCTACTTCAACGCCGGAATGTTTGTGTACGAACCCAGCCTTCGTGTCTATGATGAGCTCTTGAGAACTCTCAAAGTTACCCCTCCTACCCCTTTTGCTGAGCAGGTAAGAATTAATTTCCGCACTGGATTTTTTGTCCTTTGATACTAAATTCCCTGTTCTCAAATCCTGACTTCTTATATATGTCTTGTGTTATACTTTCTGCAGGACTATCTGAACATGTTCTTTAGGGACATTTACAAGCCCATCCCTCCAGTTTACAACCTGGTCATGGCCATGCTGTGGCGCCACCCAGAGAATATTGAGCTAGAAAAAGTAAAGGTTGCTCACTACTGTGCTGCTGGCTCCAAGCCGTGGAGGTTTACTggcaaagaagaaaacatgGACAGGGAAGACATCAAGATGCTGGTGTCAAAATGGTGGGACATTTACAATGATGAGTCACTTGACTACAAAAATTTCGTGGCTTCTGGCGAAGCAGAAGTTGACCGGGATGAGCGAACAGGCCTGCAACCATTTTTGGCAGCTTTGTCAGAGGCTGGTGTTGTTGATCACTACATTAACGCCCCATCCGCTGCTTAGAAGTTTGTGGCGTCCGGTGGT from Theobroma cacao cultivar B97-61/B2 chromosome 5, Criollo_cocoa_genome_V2, whole genome shotgun sequence carries:
- the LOC18600605 gene encoding galactinol synthase 2 yields the protein MAPNITGTKAAAVPAATKATALAKAASLPRRAYVTFLAGNGDYVKGVVGLAKGLRKVKSQYPLLVAILPDVPEDHRKILVDQGCIVKEIEPVYPPENQTQFAMAYYVINYSKLRIWEFVEYCKMIYLDGDIQVFENIDHLFDMEDGSFYAVMDCFCEKTWSHTPQYKIGYCQQCPDKVQWPSQLGPKPPLYFNAGMFVYEPSLRVYDELLRTLKVTPPTPFAEQDYLNMFFRDIYKPIPPVYNLVMAMLWRHPENIELEKVKVAHYCAAGSKPWRFTGKEENMDREDIKMLVSKWWDIYNDESLDYKNFVASGEAEVDRDERTGLQPFLAALSEAGVVDHYINAPSAA